From Sander lucioperca isolate FBNREF2018 chromosome 14, SLUC_FBN_1.2, whole genome shotgun sequence, the proteins below share one genomic window:
- the LOC116047141 gene encoding T-cell differentiation antigen CD6-like isoform X1: protein MELVKCILIVQLSCICHALQNSSTQTGPTYVQRKAEENNTRGRKQEELNSDPYVHKLSGKCSFTLRMPGNRSGDVVALSAESTDMLVEQMCQDLDCGSVYHVNKTSSPPDRPTACFHDCVYQDGRLRNCSQSAGGNCTGIAEAVCGHQAVRLAGGSDRCAGRVELWRKGRWGTVCDDQWDLRDADVVCAQLGCGYALSVTGQGGFFPPGRGPVHLDELNCTGREENLWACEAAQDEPDCGHKEDAGVVCSEMRAVRLTGGLDRCSGKVEVHRNGSWGTVCDNCWNKDMASMVCSMLQCGAEPLKFSQFLPYLTHNNGTLWFYLCNPNVLSLWQCIEFINKPHLCSTSKASGVICNGSLGFPAVTTATTDNATVMTSLTTGATSVSHATGFPLPSPELLSTIALALLLLVVLITYSVVCCHYRKRHAFLLQQTRNGPRPPSDYRHNSYQDAVDLVKITPNTSNPLQTEVPSNPRYLWTQLSSVDSTSVDTDYEQYEPSNDPSVTLTTFRNSQRYRTDVNPLRPSGLDSLFEEAPEATNEVTGAFISCNGGPEEAQYARVSKISVDSFDTSSTSSGECYENTNNGYAMVTPEPGLGQSSAFDPSRFLYSKDQLYSGQTTNLQSSGDEDDGPIYSPVSPDQNTSSEDDYDDVGT, encoded by the exons atggAGCtggtgaaatgcattttaattgTCCAACTGAGCTGTATTTGTCATG CTTTGCAAAACTCATCCACTCAAACAGGCCCAACGTATGTCCAGAGGAAAGCAGAAGAAAATAATACAAGAGGGAGAAAACAAGAGGAACTCAACA GTGACCCATACGTCCACAAACTCTCTGGTAAATGCAGCTTCACGCTCAGGATGCCTGGAAACAGGAGCGGTGATGTGGTGGCTTTATCAGCAGAATCTACAGATATGTTGGTTGAACAGATGTGTCAGGATCTCGACTGTGGCAGCGTCTATCATGTGAATAAAACCAGCTCACCTCCCGATAGGCCTACCGCCTGCTTTCACGACTGTGTGTACCAAGATGGTCGTTTGCGGAACTGTTCACAGAGTGCGGGAGGTAACTGCACTGGGATTGCTGAAGCTGTTTGTG GCCACCAGGCTGTGCGGCTGGCAGGAGGGTCAGACCGCTGTGCCGGACGGGTAGAGCTGTGGAGAAAAGGGAGGTGGGGCACCGTGTGTGACGACCAGTGGGACCTGCGGGATGCAGACGTGGTGTGTGCCCAGCTCGGCTGCGGTTACGCCCTCAGTGTGACGGGACAGGGCGGCTTTTTCCCCCCGGGCAGAGGACCCGTTCACCTAGACGAGCTGAACTGTACCGGCAGAGAGGAGAACCTGTGGGCCTGTGAGGCCGCACAGGACGAGCCCGACTGCGGACACAAAGAGGATGCTGGGGTCGTATGCTCAG AGATGAGAGCAGTCAGACTGACTGGAGGTCTGGACCGCTGCTCTGGTAAAGTGGAGGTCCACCGTAATGGCAGCTGGGGTACGGTGTGTGATAACTGCTGGAATAAAGACATGGCCTCCATGGTGTGCTCCATGCTGCAGTGTGGTGCCGAGCCGCTGAAATTCTCCCAGTTTCTTCCTTATCTCacccacaacaacgggacattgtGGTTCTATCTATGCAATCCAAACGTGCTGAGTCTGTGGCAGTGCATTGAGTTCATCAACAAACCACATCTGTGCAGCACCTCAAAAGCATCTGGCGTCATCTGTAACG GTTCCCTCGGGTTTCCTGCAGTCACAACAGCCACCACAGATAATGCAACTGTAATGACCAGTTTGACAACTG GTGCAACCTCAGTCAGTCACGCTACAGGCTTCCCCTTACCATCTCCAGAGCTTCTCAGCACCATCGCTCTGGCTCTTCTTCTCCTCGTGGTTCTCATTACATACTCGGTGGTCTGCTGCCATTACAGAAAAAGACACG CATTCTTGCTCCAGCAGACTCGCAACGGGCCACGACCTCCCTCTGATTATCGTCACAATAGCTACCAAGACGCCGTCGACCTCGTCAAGATCACTCCCAACACTTCCAACCCACTGCAGACAGAAG TCCCCTCCAATCCCAGGTATCTTTGGACCCAGCTTAGTAGTGTTGACAGCACGTCAGTAGATACAGACTATGAGCAGTATGAGCCAAGCAATGACCCATCTGTCACTTTAACAACCTTTCGGA ATTCTCAGAGGTACAGAACAGACGTGAACCCTTTGAGGCCCTCAGGTCTTGACAGCCTCTTTGAGGAAG cTCCTGAAGCCACAAATGAAGTGACGGGAGCCTTCATAAGCTGTAATGGCGGCCCTGAAGAGGCTCAATATGCCAGAGTGTCAAAGATCTCAGTGGACTCATTTGATACCTCCAGTACCTCCTCTGGGGAATGCTACGAAAACACAAACAACGGTTATGCCATGGTCACTCCTG AACCTGGGCTGGGCCAGTCATCTGCTTTTGACCCTTCAAGGTTCCTCTACAGCAAAGATCAACTTTACTCCGGACAAACAACAAACCTGCAGAGTTCag GTGATGAAGATGACGGTCCCATCTACTCACCTGTGAGCCCCGACCAAAACACTTCATCTGAGGATGACTATGATGACGTTGGCACCTAA
- the LOC116047141 gene encoding T-cell differentiation antigen CD6-like isoform X2, protein MITTSLNVMSISKTKQALQNSSTQTGPTYVQRKAEENNTRGRKQEELNSDPYVHKLSGKCSFTLRMPGNRSGDVVALSAESTDMLVEQMCQDLDCGSVYHVNKTSSPPDRPTACFHDCVYQDGRLRNCSQSAGGNCTGIAEAVCGHQAVRLAGGSDRCAGRVELWRKGRWGTVCDDQWDLRDADVVCAQLGCGYALSVTGQGGFFPPGRGPVHLDELNCTGREENLWACEAAQDEPDCGHKEDAGVVCSEMRAVRLTGGLDRCSGKVEVHRNGSWGTVCDNCWNKDMASMVCSMLQCGAEPLKFSQFLPYLTHNNGTLWFYLCNPNVLSLWQCIEFINKPHLCSTSKASGVICNGSLGFPAVTTATTDNATVMTSLTTGATSVSHATGFPLPSPELLSTIALALLLLVVLITYSVVCCHYRKRHAFLLQQTRNGPRPPSDYRHNSYQDAVDLVKITPNTSNPLQTEVPSNPRYLWTQLSSVDSTSVDTDYEQYEPSNDPSVTLTTFRNSQRYRTDVNPLRPSGLDSLFEEAPEATNEVTGAFISCNGGPEEAQYARVSKISVDSFDTSSTSSGECYENTNNGYAMVTPEPGLGQSSAFDPSRFLYSKDQLYSGQTTNLQSSGDEDDGPIYSPVSPDQNTSSEDDYDDVGT, encoded by the exons ATGATAACTACAAGTCTAAATGTAATGTCCATATCAAAGACAAAACAAG CTTTGCAAAACTCATCCACTCAAACAGGCCCAACGTATGTCCAGAGGAAAGCAGAAGAAAATAATACAAGAGGGAGAAAACAAGAGGAACTCAACA GTGACCCATACGTCCACAAACTCTCTGGTAAATGCAGCTTCACGCTCAGGATGCCTGGAAACAGGAGCGGTGATGTGGTGGCTTTATCAGCAGAATCTACAGATATGTTGGTTGAACAGATGTGTCAGGATCTCGACTGTGGCAGCGTCTATCATGTGAATAAAACCAGCTCACCTCCCGATAGGCCTACCGCCTGCTTTCACGACTGTGTGTACCAAGATGGTCGTTTGCGGAACTGTTCACAGAGTGCGGGAGGTAACTGCACTGGGATTGCTGAAGCTGTTTGTG GCCACCAGGCTGTGCGGCTGGCAGGAGGGTCAGACCGCTGTGCCGGACGGGTAGAGCTGTGGAGAAAAGGGAGGTGGGGCACCGTGTGTGACGACCAGTGGGACCTGCGGGATGCAGACGTGGTGTGTGCCCAGCTCGGCTGCGGTTACGCCCTCAGTGTGACGGGACAGGGCGGCTTTTTCCCCCCGGGCAGAGGACCCGTTCACCTAGACGAGCTGAACTGTACCGGCAGAGAGGAGAACCTGTGGGCCTGTGAGGCCGCACAGGACGAGCCCGACTGCGGACACAAAGAGGATGCTGGGGTCGTATGCTCAG AGATGAGAGCAGTCAGACTGACTGGAGGTCTGGACCGCTGCTCTGGTAAAGTGGAGGTCCACCGTAATGGCAGCTGGGGTACGGTGTGTGATAACTGCTGGAATAAAGACATGGCCTCCATGGTGTGCTCCATGCTGCAGTGTGGTGCCGAGCCGCTGAAATTCTCCCAGTTTCTTCCTTATCTCacccacaacaacgggacattgtGGTTCTATCTATGCAATCCAAACGTGCTGAGTCTGTGGCAGTGCATTGAGTTCATCAACAAACCACATCTGTGCAGCACCTCAAAAGCATCTGGCGTCATCTGTAACG GTTCCCTCGGGTTTCCTGCAGTCACAACAGCCACCACAGATAATGCAACTGTAATGACCAGTTTGACAACTG GTGCAACCTCAGTCAGTCACGCTACAGGCTTCCCCTTACCATCTCCAGAGCTTCTCAGCACCATCGCTCTGGCTCTTCTTCTCCTCGTGGTTCTCATTACATACTCGGTGGTCTGCTGCCATTACAGAAAAAGACACG CATTCTTGCTCCAGCAGACTCGCAACGGGCCACGACCTCCCTCTGATTATCGTCACAATAGCTACCAAGACGCCGTCGACCTCGTCAAGATCACTCCCAACACTTCCAACCCACTGCAGACAGAAG TCCCCTCCAATCCCAGGTATCTTTGGACCCAGCTTAGTAGTGTTGACAGCACGTCAGTAGATACAGACTATGAGCAGTATGAGCCAAGCAATGACCCATCTGTCACTTTAACAACCTTTCGGA ATTCTCAGAGGTACAGAACAGACGTGAACCCTTTGAGGCCCTCAGGTCTTGACAGCCTCTTTGAGGAAG cTCCTGAAGCCACAAATGAAGTGACGGGAGCCTTCATAAGCTGTAATGGCGGCCCTGAAGAGGCTCAATATGCCAGAGTGTCAAAGATCTCAGTGGACTCATTTGATACCTCCAGTACCTCCTCTGGGGAATGCTACGAAAACACAAACAACGGTTATGCCATGGTCACTCCTG AACCTGGGCTGGGCCAGTCATCTGCTTTTGACCCTTCAAGGTTCCTCTACAGCAAAGATCAACTTTACTCCGGACAAACAACAAACCTGCAGAGTTCag GTGATGAAGATGACGGTCCCATCTACTCACCTGTGAGCCCCGACCAAAACACTTCATCTGAGGATGACTATGATGACGTTGGCACCTAA
- the LOC116047141 gene encoding T-cell differentiation antigen CD6-like isoform X3: MELVKCILIVQLSCICHALQNSSTQTGPTYVQRKAEENNTRGRKQEELNSDPYVHKLSGKCSFTLRMPGNRSGDVVALSAESTDMLVEQMCQDLDCGSVYHVNKTSSPPDRPTACFHDCVYQDGRLRNCSQSAGGNCTGIAEAVCGHQAVRLAGGSDRCAGRVELWRKGRWGTVCDDQWDLRDADVVCAQLGCGYALSVTGQGGFFPPGRGPVHLDELNCTGREENLWACEAAQDEPDCGHKEDAGVVCSEMRAVRLTGGLDRCSGKVEVHRNGSWGTVCDNCWNKDMASMVCSMLQCGAEPLKFSQFLPYLTHNNGTLWFYLCNPNVLSLWQCIEFINKPHLCSTSKASGVICNGSLGFPAVTTATTDNATVMTSLTTGATSVSHATGFPLPSPELLSTIALALLLLVVLITYSVVCCHYRKRHAFLLQQTRNGPRPPSDYRHNSYQDAVDLVKITPNTSNPLQTEDSQRYRTDVNPLRPSGLDSLFEEAPEATNEVTGAFISCNGGPEEAQYARVSKISVDSFDTSSTSSGECYENTNNGYAMVTPEPGLGQSSAFDPSRFLYSKDQLYSGQTTNLQSSGDEDDGPIYSPVSPDQNTSSEDDYDDVGT; encoded by the exons atggAGCtggtgaaatgcattttaattgTCCAACTGAGCTGTATTTGTCATG CTTTGCAAAACTCATCCACTCAAACAGGCCCAACGTATGTCCAGAGGAAAGCAGAAGAAAATAATACAAGAGGGAGAAAACAAGAGGAACTCAACA GTGACCCATACGTCCACAAACTCTCTGGTAAATGCAGCTTCACGCTCAGGATGCCTGGAAACAGGAGCGGTGATGTGGTGGCTTTATCAGCAGAATCTACAGATATGTTGGTTGAACAGATGTGTCAGGATCTCGACTGTGGCAGCGTCTATCATGTGAATAAAACCAGCTCACCTCCCGATAGGCCTACCGCCTGCTTTCACGACTGTGTGTACCAAGATGGTCGTTTGCGGAACTGTTCACAGAGTGCGGGAGGTAACTGCACTGGGATTGCTGAAGCTGTTTGTG GCCACCAGGCTGTGCGGCTGGCAGGAGGGTCAGACCGCTGTGCCGGACGGGTAGAGCTGTGGAGAAAAGGGAGGTGGGGCACCGTGTGTGACGACCAGTGGGACCTGCGGGATGCAGACGTGGTGTGTGCCCAGCTCGGCTGCGGTTACGCCCTCAGTGTGACGGGACAGGGCGGCTTTTTCCCCCCGGGCAGAGGACCCGTTCACCTAGACGAGCTGAACTGTACCGGCAGAGAGGAGAACCTGTGGGCCTGTGAGGCCGCACAGGACGAGCCCGACTGCGGACACAAAGAGGATGCTGGGGTCGTATGCTCAG AGATGAGAGCAGTCAGACTGACTGGAGGTCTGGACCGCTGCTCTGGTAAAGTGGAGGTCCACCGTAATGGCAGCTGGGGTACGGTGTGTGATAACTGCTGGAATAAAGACATGGCCTCCATGGTGTGCTCCATGCTGCAGTGTGGTGCCGAGCCGCTGAAATTCTCCCAGTTTCTTCCTTATCTCacccacaacaacgggacattgtGGTTCTATCTATGCAATCCAAACGTGCTGAGTCTGTGGCAGTGCATTGAGTTCATCAACAAACCACATCTGTGCAGCACCTCAAAAGCATCTGGCGTCATCTGTAACG GTTCCCTCGGGTTTCCTGCAGTCACAACAGCCACCACAGATAATGCAACTGTAATGACCAGTTTGACAACTG GTGCAACCTCAGTCAGTCACGCTACAGGCTTCCCCTTACCATCTCCAGAGCTTCTCAGCACCATCGCTCTGGCTCTTCTTCTCCTCGTGGTTCTCATTACATACTCGGTGGTCTGCTGCCATTACAGAAAAAGACACG CATTCTTGCTCCAGCAGACTCGCAACGGGCCACGACCTCCCTCTGATTATCGTCACAATAGCTACCAAGACGCCGTCGACCTCGTCAAGATCACTCCCAACACTTCCAACCCACTGCAGACAGAAG ATTCTCAGAGGTACAGAACAGACGTGAACCCTTTGAGGCCCTCAGGTCTTGACAGCCTCTTTGAGGAAG cTCCTGAAGCCACAAATGAAGTGACGGGAGCCTTCATAAGCTGTAATGGCGGCCCTGAAGAGGCTCAATATGCCAGAGTGTCAAAGATCTCAGTGGACTCATTTGATACCTCCAGTACCTCCTCTGGGGAATGCTACGAAAACACAAACAACGGTTATGCCATGGTCACTCCTG AACCTGGGCTGGGCCAGTCATCTGCTTTTGACCCTTCAAGGTTCCTCTACAGCAAAGATCAACTTTACTCCGGACAAACAACAAACCTGCAGAGTTCag GTGATGAAGATGACGGTCCCATCTACTCACCTGTGAGCCCCGACCAAAACACTTCATCTGAGGATGACTATGATGACGTTGGCACCTAA